Genomic DNA from Peribacillus simplex NBRC 15720 = DSM 1321:
TTAGCTTTTCATATCCTAATATCACATGGAAATAATCATCCGTTTCTGCATTTATTTTTTGGGAAAATACATCTGCCCAAACGAATTGCGGCAATCCAAACAAATGCAGTGCTTGATCGATGAGATGTGATCCTAAATCATAAAGCATGCCTGATCCCGGGCCTGGTTTTTCCCTCCATCTATCCCTGACCACAGGCCTGTATCGATCATAATGGACCTGGTATGTATTGATTTCCCCAAGCACTCCATCATCCATAAGTTTTTTCACAGTCAAAAAGTCATTATCCCATCTCCGGTTATGATAGACACTTAATAGCAGATTCTTTTCCTCGGCAATCTTAATGAGCTCCTCTGCCTCCCAAGCTTCCACTACCATCGGCTTTTCGAGGATGACATGCTTCCCAGCTAACAAGCTTTGCTTGGCCATTTCATAATGCAAACCACTCGGTGTCGTAATAACAGCCAAATCAATGGACGCGTCTTCTAGAATTTCCTCTAAACTGCTTACCACTTCTACATCTTTCAAATCTTTTTGGACTTTTTCTTTATTGGAGCTGACAACTTTCGCTATTTGAAACTGCCCTAAAACACTTAGTAATGGCGCGTGAAAAGTAGCTCCTGACAATCCGTACCCAACTATGCCCACTTTAATTTTTCTCATTTTCGTTCCCACTCGCTTTCTTGTTCCTCTTAAACAATTATAAACTGATCATACGTTCTATTATATTTCATTGTCCGGGTACGTATCTCTCAAAAACTTGACAGACTGATTAATCAATTCTTTTAATACATTAATATCGATATCTGCCACTTTATTGATGTACACACACCCTTTTCCGGAAGTGTGTTTTCCAAATGCCTGTAACAATTCTTCCCTTTTTTTATCCCCTGGAGTGAAATATAAACTGATTTTAGCTTTTCGAGGGGAAAAGCCTACCAAAGGGGCATCGCCTTCGTGACCTGATTCATATTTATAATGATAGATACCGAACCCAATAATGCTCGGTCCCCACATCTTTGCCTCATAACCTGTCGTTTTGGTAAAAACATCCAACAATTCATATGCATCTTCACGCTTTTTTTGATTATCGACGTTCTCAATGAACTCAATGACACTACTGTCAGTTTCTTTGGTTTTTTGTTTATACATGACCGAAACCTCCCATACTAAAAGTTTGAAAAATGCAAAAGCTATCCCTTGCTCAAAACTTAGTACACTTTATGATGTTCTTTTAGATTGACGTGTATGTATACAGCCTTCATTACCGCTGAATTCCTAACTATTCAAATGATTGGCGGACGAGCTCCATTACTAATTCTCCAAGCTTCATGGCAAATCCTTCATTCAATACCCTTATATATTATAGAACATTGATTCGTTTTATTCTATTTTAAGAGCAGAGTTTATAAAGATAAATCTTTTGCGCGTTTAAAATCAGTACTTTATCATAAAAATCTCTACGATCAGAAAATATAATTCTGATCGTAGATTTTTAGTGTATCAGTTGCTTTAAAAAGGCAAAATGCTGTTTATCAAGACCTATTGCCGCCGAATCTTTTCAATTTCATCAGCTATGAATTGTACCTGTGTCCCTACGATGACTTGAATGCTTTGGGGACCCACGATATTGATTCCAGCAACCCCTGTTGATTTGATTTTATTCTGATCGACAGCTCCCATATTCTCCACCTCAACCCTTAATCGGGTAACGCAGTTATCTACAGAAGTTACGTTAGCGTCTCCGCCTAATCCCTCATAAATAGCGGAAGCCATTCCAAAGAATTTACTCTCATTATTCCCGCCTTGACTTTTGTCTGCTTCCGAAATCGCTCCTCCACCATCAAGCTCATCTTCTGTATCATCTTCTCTGCCGGGAGTCATTAAATTGAACCTTGTTATCAAGAATCGGAATAAGAAATAGTAGATGACAGCAAAAGCCAGTCCTTGAAGAAGTAGCATATAAGGTTCATTTGCCAATGGCAATCTTGAACTTAAAACAAAGTCAATGAATCCTGCACTAAAACCAAACCCAGCTGTCCATTGGAAAGTCGCAGCTATAGCTAACGATATTCCTGTTAATAAAGCATGCACAACAAATAGGGCTGGTGCAACAAACATGAAAGCAAATTCCAACGGTTCAGTAACGCCTGTGAAAAATGAAGCGAAACCGGCTGCGAGCATTAATGAGGCCACTTGTTTTTTCTTCCGTGATTTTGCCGAATGGTACATGGCAAGAGCCGCAGCCGGTAAACCGAACATCATGACGGGAAAGAATCCGGCTTGATACATGCCTGTGGTTCCTTTTATTCCTGTTCCAGCCCAGAATTTACCGATATCGTTAAGTCCTATTACATCGAACCAGAATACAGAGTTTAACGCATGATGTAATCCTGTTGGTATCAAAAGCCGATTGAAGAATCCATAGAGTCCTGCTCCAACAGCACCTAATTCACTTATTCCTTCCCCAAATATAACTAACCAGGAGTAGATGAGTGGCCATACGAAGAATAATATAAGAGAAACCAGTAACATGACTACCGCAGTAAGGATCGGGACAAGGCGTTTACCGCTAAAGAAAGCGAATGCATCCGGCAGTACGACCTTACTGAACCGATTATACATAGCTGCCGCTATAAGACCCGAGAGGATGCCGACAAATGCATTTTCTATTTTCTCAAATGCTGGATTTACATCTTTTGCATCAATTCCCTGCAGCATCGCTACCGAGTCCGTGGAAAGCAATGTCGTTACGACTAGATAGGCTACCAGCCCGCTCAAAGCGGCGGCTCCATCTTTTCCTTTCGACATCCCCAACGCCACTCCAACAGCAAACAAGATAGCCATATTGTCAATGATCGAAGAACCTGCTTTTATTAAGAAAGCTGCTAACGGACTTCCCGCTCCCCATCCTGCTGGATCTATCCAATAACCGATCCCCATTAAAATGGCGGCTGCCGGCAATACGGCTACTGGCAGCATTAAGGAACGTCCAATTTTTTGAAGATATTTTTTCATTCCGCTTTCCTCCTGACAATTACTGATTTAGGGCAAACCCCATATTCTATTAGACAACGGTTCCTTCCATTTTAGAACTTCATTTCATTTATAAATTTGGCTATATTCAGGAATAAAGTCTTAGCGATTTACTCCTCCTTCGAAGGTTCATAAAAAAAAGAAAAGTCCATCCGGACTTTTCTTTTTCCACTTATTTATAGAGTAGGTAATTTTTGCGAACCTTTTTAAAAGCATCCTGCTTTACTTGATATTCTTTCATGATTTCATTTACAGATGAACCTTCTTCAATTCTTGACATTACCCAGCCATTGCCAATCAATAAATTGAAATTATTGGCTGCAAGGAATTCGAAATCACCAGGATATAGGTCCTGAATGGTCTTGATGATGTGAAGTCCAGTTGGGACAGCCTTGAACTCCTCTCTATCAGTTATATAAATTTCCACTCCGTGGCTAAGTTTACCTGCATGTTTTGAAAATGTAGGTGTAAAGGAGGCTGCCCTGAACTTTACACCAGGTAACCTTAATGCATTTAATTTCCCAGCAAGCTCATCACTGTTTATATAAGGAGCACCAATCAACTCGAATGGTTTAGTCGTTCCTCTGCCTTCCGAGACATTCGTTCCCTCGATCAAACCTGTAGCCGGATATACGAACGTAGTGGAAACTGTCGGCATATTCGGTGACGGCAAGACAAACGGGAGACCAGTATCGTCATAATCCATATCTCGCTTCCAGCCTTTCATCTTGATGACTCTTAGATCAGCACCAATTTTAAATTCCTTATTGAACAAAGTCGCGAGTTCCCCAACAGTCATCCCATGCTTAAGCGGTATTGGGTACAAACCAACAAATGATGAGAATTCAGGTTCAAGTACCGGCCCATCTACCGACTCCCCGCCTTGTGGATTCGGCCGGTCCAGCACGATAAAGGGGATATCATTTTCTTTGGCTGCTTCCATTGCATAAGCCATCGTGTAGATATAAGTGTAATAGCGTGTTCCGACATCCTGGATATCAAAAACAAGGACCTCAACATCCTTTAACATTTCTGGCGTCGGTTTTTTCGTTTTGCCATATAAGCTATAAACGGGCAACCCTGTTTTTTCATCAATATAATATTCAACGCTTGCACCAGCTTGCGCATCTCCGCGCACTCCATGTTCAGGACCGAATAACGCTGTCAAATTAATATCCGGATCATCATTAAGTAGATCGACGATGCTGGTTAATTTTGAATCTATGCCAGTTGGATTCGTAATCAAGCCGACTTTCTTTCCGCTTAACACGTTCTTTTCATCTTTTAATAGAACTTCAATACCGGGACTGACCTTTTGTTTTTTCTTCTCTTTAACAGCGGTTACACTTTTTGAGAAAACGATTCCGAAAGTCAACAAACAAATGGTAAATAGGATTATCATTCTTTTCAAATTGCTTCCCTCCCTATTTTTTAAAGGGTCTTCCTGATTTAATATCTATTCCATATCCAAATTTATAAAGGCTTTCATTGGGCTTAGTTACTGATGGTATATCGACCGGCAACGTGCCTTTAGGTTTTGATTCTCCAAAAATGGTCGAGATGCCTGCCGGGATATTTGGCTGTCTATAACGCCCATTCGAATACCCTTTGA
This window encodes:
- a CDS encoding oxidoreductase: MRKIKVGIVGYGLSGATFHAPLLSVLGQFQIAKVVSSNKEKVQKDLKDVEVVSSLEEILEDASIDLAVITTPSGLHYEMAKQSLLAGKHVILEKPMVVEAWEAEELIKIAEEKNLLLSVYHNRRWDNDFLTVKKLMDDGVLGEINTYQVHYDRYRPVVRDRWREKPGPGSGMLYDLGSHLIDQALHLFGLPQFVWADVFSQKINAETDDYFHVILGYEKLRVILHSGSIVPYNGPRYQVHGSKGSFIKYGLDCQEAALSDGKKPMNDSWGADDPEFYGKLVTVEGENEIHETIETLHGSYLTYYQAVADSILSGKKAPVTAQEGLSVIKIIDAAFESSKGKKAVYIK
- the nagE gene encoding N-acetylglucosamine-specific PTS transporter subunit IIBC, whose amino-acid sequence is MKKYLQKIGRSLMLPVAVLPAAAILMGIGYWIDPAGWGAGSPLAAFLIKAGSSIIDNMAILFAVGVALGMSKGKDGAAALSGLVAYLVVTTLLSTDSVAMLQGIDAKDVNPAFEKIENAFVGILSGLIAAAMYNRFSKVVLPDAFAFFSGKRLVPILTAVVMLLVSLILFFVWPLIYSWLVIFGEGISELGAVGAGLYGFFNRLLIPTGLHHALNSVFWFDVIGLNDIGKFWAGTGIKGTTGMYQAGFFPVMMFGLPAAALAMYHSAKSRKKKQVASLMLAAGFASFFTGVTEPLEFAFMFVAPALFVVHALLTGISLAIAATFQWTAGFGFSAGFIDFVLSSRLPLANEPYMLLLQGLAFAVIYYFLFRFLITRFNLMTPGREDDTEDELDGGGAISEADKSQGGNNESKFFGMASAIYEGLGGDANVTSVDNCVTRLRVEVENMGAVDQNKIKSTGVAGINIVGPQSIQVIVGTQVQFIADEIEKIRRQ
- a CDS encoding DUF1801 domain-containing protein; translation: MYKQKTKETDSSVIEFIENVDNQKKREDAYELLDVFTKTTGYEAKMWGPSIIGFGIYHYKYESGHEGDAPLVGFSPRKAKISLYFTPGDKKREELLQAFGKHTSGKGCVYINKVADIDINVLKELINQSVKFLRDTYPDNEI
- a CDS encoding exo-beta-N-acetylmuramidase NamZ domain-containing protein produces the protein MKRMIILFTICLLTFGIVFSKSVTAVKEKKKQKVSPGIEVLLKDEKNVLSGKKVGLITNPTGIDSKLTSIVDLLNDDPDINLTALFGPEHGVRGDAQAGASVEYYIDEKTGLPVYSLYGKTKKPTPEMLKDVEVLVFDIQDVGTRYYTYIYTMAYAMEAAKENDIPFIVLDRPNPQGGESVDGPVLEPEFSSFVGLYPIPLKHGMTVGELATLFNKEFKIGADLRVIKMKGWKRDMDYDDTGLPFVLPSPNMPTVSTTFVYPATGLIEGTNVSEGRGTTKPFELIGAPYINSDELAGKLNALRLPGVKFRAASFTPTFSKHAGKLSHGVEIYITDREEFKAVPTGLHIIKTIQDLYPGDFEFLAANNFNLLIGNGWVMSRIEEGSSVNEIMKEYQVKQDAFKKVRKNYLLYK